GCCCGCGGCACGCGCTGCACCACAAGGCCGCCGGACTCGACGTCGTCGTCGCCCAGGGCTACGAAGCCGGCGGGCACACCGGGGAGATCGCCACCATGGTCCTCACCCCGGAAGTCGTCGCCGCCGTCGACCCGCTCCCGGTGCTCGCGGCGGGCGGCATCGGCACCGGCGAGCAGATCGCCGCCGGACTCGCCCTCGGCGCGCAGGGCGTCTGGCTCGGCTCGGTCTGGCTGACCACCGAGGAGGCCGAGCTGCACTCCCGGCGACTGACCGCGAAACTGCTCGCCGCCGGGCCCGGCGACACCGTCCGCTCGCGCGCCCTGACCGGCAAGCCCGCCCGCCAGCTGCGGACCGAATGGACCGACGCCTGGGACGACCCGGCCGGCCCCGGTACCCTCCCGATGCCGCTCCAGGGCCTGCTGGTCGCCGAGGCCAACTCCCGCATCCAGCGGTACGAGGTGGAGCCGCTGCTGGGCACGCCGGTGGGCCAGATCGTCGGCCGGATGAACAGCGAGCGCAGCGTACAGGCCGTCTTCGACGACCTCACCCGCGGTTTCGAGCGGGCCGTCGACCGCATCAACCGCATCGCCGGACGCGCGTGAACCCGAGGAGGACAGCGGAATGACCAAGGACGTCCCACCCCCCAACGGCTTCTGGGCGCAGGCCGCCGCCGACCCCGACCGTACGGTCCTGATCGCCCCGGACGGCGAGGAGTGGACCGCGGGCCGGCTGCACGCCGCCGGCAACCGGCTGGTCCACGGGCTGCGCGCGGCGGGCCTGGAACGCGGCGACGCCTTCGCGGTGGTCCTCCCCAACGGCGTCGAGTTCCTCACCGCCTACCTCGCCGCGTCCCAGGCCGGCCTCTACCTCGTCCCCGTCAACCACCACCTGGTCGGCCCGGAGATCGCCTGGATCGTCGCGGACTCCGGCGCGAAGGTGCTGATCGCACACGAGCGGTTCGCGGCGGCCGCGCGCCAGGCCGCCGATGAGGCGGAGCTGCCGGAGGCCCGCCGCTACGCCGTCGGTGCGGCCCCCGGCTTCCGCCCGTACGGCGAACTCCTCGACGGGCAGCCCGACTCCGCGCCCGCCGACCGCACGCTGGGGTGGGTGATGAACTACACCTCGGGCACCACCGGGCGCCCGCGCGGCATCCGCCGCCCGCTGCCCGGCACCGCCCCCGAGGACGCCTACCTGGGCGGATTCCTCGCCATCTTCGGCATCAAGCCGTTCGACGGCAACGTCCATCTGGTCTGCTCACCGCTCTACCACACCGCCGTCCTGCAGTTCGCCGGCGCCTCCCTGCACATCGGCCACCGCATCGTCCTGATGGACAAGTGGACGCCGGAGGGGATGCTGGCCCTGATGGACGAGCACCGCTGCACCCACACCCATATGGTCCCCACCCAGTTCCACCGGCTGCTCGCCCTTCCCGCGCAGACCCGGGCCGCCTACGACGTGCGCGCGATGCGGCACGCCATCCACGGTGCGGCACCCTGCCCCGACCACGTCAAACGCGCCATGATCGACTGGTGGGGCGGCTGCGTCGAGGAGTACTACGCGGCGAGCGAGGGCGGCGGTGCCTTCGCCACCGCCGAGGACTGGCTCAAGAAGCCCGGGACGGTCGGCAGGGCCTGGCCGATCAGCGAGCTGGCCGTCTTCGACGACGACGGCAACCGGCTGCCCGCGGGCGAACTCGGCACCGTCTACATGAAGATGACCACCGGCGGCTTCCGCTACCACAAGGACGAGGACAAGACGCGGAAGAACCGGATCGGTGACTTCTTCACCGTCGGCGACCTCGGCTACCTCGACGAGGACGGCTTCCTCTTCCTGCGCGACCGCAAGATCGACATGATCATCTCGGGCGGCGTGAACATCTACCCGGCCGAGATCGAGGCGGCCCTGCTCGCCCACCCCGCGGTCGCCGACGCGGCCGCCTTCGGTATCCCGCACGACGACTGGGGCGAGGAGGTCAAGGCCGTGGTCGAACCCGCCGACGGCCACCGCGCGGGCCCCGCACTGGCCGCCGACCTCCTCGCACACTGCGCCCGCCGGCTCGCCGGCTACAAGTGCCCCAAGTCCGTCGACTTCCTGGCCGTCATGCCCCGCGACCCCAACGGCAAGCTCTACAAGCGGCGGCTGCGCGCGCCGTACTGGGAGGGACGCGAGCGCACCGTGTAGCCCTGCCGCCCGGGCCGGACCGACGAGGCGGCGGGCCGGCCCGGCGGAAGCGGCCGGGTGTCTTGACCCCGGAGGGGGCGCGGCCCAGGATCGCGCCATGGAGCGAGCGCGGAGCAACACGGTCGACGGGGTCCTGCGACGCAGCGCCCGCCGGGTGCCCGGACGGACGGCGGTGCGGTACGGGGAGCGTGCCTGGACGTACCGCGAACTGGACGACGCGGTCAGCGCCGCGGCGCGGCTGCTGCTGGCGGACGGCCTGCGGCCCGGCGACCGGGTCGCGTCCTACGGGCACAACTCCGACGCGTATCTGATCGGCTTCCTGGCCTGCGCCCGCGCCGGGCTGGTGCACGTCCCGGTCAACCACGGCCTCACCGGCGAGGACCTGCGCTACCTCCTGGACCAGTCGGGCAGCGCGCTGGTGCTGACCGACGCCGCGCTCGCGGACCGGTTGCCCGGGACGGTCCGTGCGGTGCCGCTGTACGGCGCGCCCGACGGGCTGCTGGAGCGGCTCGCGGCCGCGCCGGACCCCGACGACGGGGCGGACCCGCTGCCCCCGGTGGCCGACGACGATCTGGTCCAGCTCCTCTACACGTCAGGGACGACCGCGCTGCCCAAGGGCGCGATGATGACGCACCGGGCGTTGGTGCACGAGTACACCAGCGCGATCGTCGCCCTCGACCTCGACGCGTCGGACCGGCCGCTGCACGCGCTGCCGCTCTACCACTCGGCCCAGATGCACGTGTTCCTGCTGCCCTATCTGGCGGTGGGCGCGGAGAACGTCATCCTGGACGGACCCGACCCGGAGCGGATCTTCGATCTGGCCGAAGCCGGCCTGGCGGACAGCCTGTTCGCCCCGCCGACGGTGTGGATCGCGCTCTCCGGGCACCCCGGCTTCACCACCCGGGACCTGAGCGGGCTGCGCAAGGCGTACTACGGTGCCTCGATCATGCCGGTGCCGGTCCTCGCGCGACTGCGCGCCCACCTGCCGCGGCTCGCGTTCTACAACTGCTTCGGGCAGAGCGAGATCGGGCCGCTGGCGACCGTGCTGGGCCCCGACGAGCACGAGGGCCGGATGGACTCCTGCGGGCGGCCGGTGCTGTTCGTCGAGGCGCGGGTGGTCGACGAGGCGGGCCGGGAGGTCCCGGACGGGACCCGGGGCGAGGTCGTCTACCGCTCCCCGCAACTGTGCACCGGCTACTGGGACAAGCCGGAGGAGACCGCGGAGGCGTTCCGGGGCGGCTGGTTCCACTCCGGGGACCTCGCCGTCCGCGACGCGGAGGGCTACTTCACCGTCGTCGACCGGGTGAAGGACGTCATCAACTCCGGTGGCGTCCTGGTCGCCTCCCGCCAGGTGGAGGAGGCGCTCTACGAACATCCCCAGGTGGCCGAGGTCGCGGTCATCGGGCTGCCGGACGAACGCTGGATCGAAGCGGTGTGCGCGGTGGTGGTGCGCCGAGCGGACGGGCCGGGCGGAGCGGCCCCGGTGGGGGAGCGGGAGCTGATCGAGGCGGCACGGGCCCGGCTGGCACCGTTCAAGGCGCCCAAGCGGGTGATGTTCGTCGACGCGCTGCCGCGCAACGCCAGCGGCAAGGTCCTCAAGCGCGAGCTGCGCGAGCGCTTCGGCACGCCCTGAACGGCGCGCCAAGGGCGACTGTCAGTGCCCCCTGCCATGCTGAGGACCGGCAGGAGAACAGCCGCGCACGTCCCGAACCGTATGACGGAGGACCACCCATGCTGACCACCGACTACGTCCCCGGCACGCCCAACTGGCTCGACCTCGGCGCACCCGACGTCGAGGCCGCCGCCGCCTTCTACTCCGCCGTGTTCGGCTGGCGTTTCGACTCGGCCGGCCCGGAGGCCGGCGGGTACGGCTTCTTCCGGCTCGACGGCAGAACCGTCGCGGCGGTCGGCCCGCTGACGGACGAGGGCGCGAGCCCGGCCTGGACGGTGTACTTCCACACCGCCGACGCGGACGCCACGACGAAGACGGTGGAGCAGGCGGGCGGCTCGGTGCGGGTCCCGCCGATGGACGTCTTCACCGCCGGCCGGCTGGCCGCCTTCACCGACCCGGCGGGCGGCGAATTCGCGGTGTGGCAGCCGGGCGACGTCGCGGGCCTGGAGGCGGTGATGGAACCGAACGCCCTCTGCTGGACGGAGCTGTACACCACGGACGTGGACACCGCCCGGGAGTTCTACCGTTCGGTCTTCTCCTGGAGCTACCAGGACATGCCGATGGGCCCGGGCATGGTCTACTCCGTCGCCTCCGCGCCGGGCGGCGGCAAGGGCGACGACACCGGGCACGGCGGCGTCATGCAGCTGCAGAAGGAGCATCTGGCGGCCGGTTCGACGTCCGAGTGGCACCCGTACTTCGGCGTGAGCGACTGCGACGCGACCTTCGACGCCGCCGTCGACCACGGCGCCACGGTCCTGATCCCGCCGACCGACGCACCCGGCGTCGGCCGGCTGGCGATGGTCAAGGACCCGGCCGGCGCCCCGTTCGCGCTGATCAAAGGGGACCCGGACATGACCTGAGCGATGCCGCGCCGCCCCGGGAGGTCACGCGGTGTCCCGGGGCCGGGCGTCCACGATGCGCTTGATCTTGCCGACCGAGCGCTCCAGGGTCTCCGGATCGACGATCTCGACGGCGACCGAGACGCCGATGCCGTCCTTGACGCCGCGCGCGATCAGCCCGGCCGCCGCCGCGCGTGCCTCGGGGCCCGCGTCGGGCCGGGCCTCGGCGCGCACGGTGAGGTGGTCCATCCGGCCCTCGCGGGTCAGCCGCAGCTGGAAGTGCGGGGCCACGCCGGGCGTACGCAGCACGATCTCCTCGATCTGCGCGGGGAAGAGGTTGACCCCGCGCAGAATGATCATGTCGTCGCTGCGCCCGGTGATCTTCTCCATCCGCCGGAAGGCGGGCCGCGCGGTGCCCGGCAGCAGCCGGGTCAGATCGCGGGTGCGGTAGCGGATCACCGGCATGGCCTCCTTGGTGAGGGAGGTGAGGACCAGCTCACCGTGCTCGCCGTCCGGCAGCACCTCGCCGGTGAGCGGGTCGACCACCTCCGGGAAGAAGTGGTCCTCCCACAGGTGCAGTCCGTCCTTGGTCTCGACGCACTCCTGGGCGACGCCGGGGCCCATGACCTCCGACAGGCCGTAGATGTCCACGGCGTCGATCGCGAACCGCTCCTCGATCTCGCGGCGCATCGCCTGCGTCCAGGGCTCGGCACCGAACACGCCCACCTTCAGCGAGGTGGTCCGGGGGTCGACGCCCTGCCGCTCGAACTCGTCCAGCAGGGTGAGCATGTACGACGGCGTCACCATGATCACTTCGGGGCGGAAGTCCTGGATGATCTGCACCTGCCGGCTGGTCATCCCCCCGGACGCCGGGACGACCGTACAGCCCAGCCGCTCCGCGCCGTAGTGCGCGCCGAGGCCGCCGGTGAACAGCCCGTATCCGTAAGCGATGTGGACCGTGTGGCCGGGGCGGGCGCCGGCCGCGCGCAGCGAGCGGGCGACGACGTCCGCCCAGTGCGAGAGGTCACGCTCGGTGTAGCCGACGACCGTGGGACGGCCGGTGGTGCCGCTGGACGCGTGAATCCGGCGCACCTGCTCCCTGGGGACGGCGAACATCCCGAACGGGTACTGGGCGCGCAGGTCGTCCTTGACGGTGAACGGGAAGCGGGCGAGATCGCCGAGCGAGCGGCAGTCCTCCGGCCGTACCCCGGCCCGGTCGAAGGAGTCACGGTAGAAGGGCACGTGGGTGTAGGCGTGCCGCAGCGAGGCGCGCAGCCGGCTCAGCTGCACCTCCCGCAGCGCCTCCGCGGAGAGCAGCTCCGCCTCGTCGAGCGCCGCGCCGTTCCTGATCCCGTCCGTAGCCGCTTCCGGCATGGGGTGTCACCGCCTCGTCTCCCTACCGATCATTCGGTAGCTGCATGCCGGTCCAAGTAATCAGCGCGCGGCGAACACGTCAAGAGGCGTGACGCGGACGGCCCCGGGTAGCGTCCAGCGCATGAGTGACGTCCGGAAAGTACAGGTCGGTGAGGTCCAACTGGCGTACCGGGTGTGGGGCGACGAGGGCGCGCCCCCGGCGGTGCTGCTGCACTGTCTCGGGGAGGACGGTGAG
The sequence above is a segment of the Streptomyces lydicus genome. Coding sequences within it:
- a CDS encoding acyl-CoA synthetase; protein product: MTKDVPPPNGFWAQAAADPDRTVLIAPDGEEWTAGRLHAAGNRLVHGLRAAGLERGDAFAVVLPNGVEFLTAYLAASQAGLYLVPVNHHLVGPEIAWIVADSGAKVLIAHERFAAAARQAADEAELPEARRYAVGAAPGFRPYGELLDGQPDSAPADRTLGWVMNYTSGTTGRPRGIRRPLPGTAPEDAYLGGFLAIFGIKPFDGNVHLVCSPLYHTAVLQFAGASLHIGHRIVLMDKWTPEGMLALMDEHRCTHTHMVPTQFHRLLALPAQTRAAYDVRAMRHAIHGAAPCPDHVKRAMIDWWGGCVEEYYAASEGGGAFATAEDWLKKPGTVGRAWPISELAVFDDDGNRLPAGELGTVYMKMTTGGFRYHKDEDKTRKNRIGDFFTVGDLGYLDEDGFLFLRDRKIDMIISGGVNIYPAEIEAALLAHPAVADAAAFGIPHDDWGEEVKAVVEPADGHRAGPALAADLLAHCARRLAGYKCPKSVDFLAVMPRDPNGKLYKRRLRAPYWEGRERTV
- a CDS encoding VOC family protein, with translation MLTTDYVPGTPNWLDLGAPDVEAAAAFYSAVFGWRFDSAGPEAGGYGFFRLDGRTVAAVGPLTDEGASPAWTVYFHTADADATTKTVEQAGGSVRVPPMDVFTAGRLAAFTDPAGGEFAVWQPGDVAGLEAVMEPNALCWTELYTTDVDTAREFYRSVFSWSYQDMPMGPGMVYSVASAPGGGKGDDTGHGGVMQLQKEHLAAGSTSEWHPYFGVSDCDATFDAAVDHGATVLIPPTDAPGVGRLAMVKDPAGAPFALIKGDPDMT
- the paaK gene encoding phenylacetate--CoA ligase PaaK translates to MPEAATDGIRNGAALDEAELLSAEALREVQLSRLRASLRHAYTHVPFYRDSFDRAGVRPEDCRSLGDLARFPFTVKDDLRAQYPFGMFAVPREQVRRIHASSGTTGRPTVVGYTERDLSHWADVVARSLRAAGARPGHTVHIAYGYGLFTGGLGAHYGAERLGCTVVPASGGMTSRQVQIIQDFRPEVIMVTPSYMLTLLDEFERQGVDPRTTSLKVGVFGAEPWTQAMRREIEERFAIDAVDIYGLSEVMGPGVAQECVETKDGLHLWEDHFFPEVVDPLTGEVLPDGEHGELVLTSLTKEAMPVIRYRTRDLTRLLPGTARPAFRRMEKITGRSDDMIILRGVNLFPAQIEEIVLRTPGVAPHFQLRLTREGRMDHLTVRAEARPDAGPEARAAAAGLIARGVKDGIGVSVAVEIVDPETLERSVGKIKRIVDARPRDTA
- a CDS encoding acyl-CoA synthetase, translated to MERARSNTVDGVLRRSARRVPGRTAVRYGERAWTYRELDDAVSAAARLLLADGLRPGDRVASYGHNSDAYLIGFLACARAGLVHVPVNHGLTGEDLRYLLDQSGSALVLTDAALADRLPGTVRAVPLYGAPDGLLERLAAAPDPDDGADPLPPVADDDLVQLLYTSGTTALPKGAMMTHRALVHEYTSAIVALDLDASDRPLHALPLYHSAQMHVFLLPYLAVGAENVILDGPDPERIFDLAEAGLADSLFAPPTVWIALSGHPGFTTRDLSGLRKAYYGASIMPVPVLARLRAHLPRLAFYNCFGQSEIGPLATVLGPDEHEGRMDSCGRPVLFVEARVVDEAGREVPDGTRGEVVYRSPQLCTGYWDKPEETAEAFRGGWFHSGDLAVRDAEGYFTVVDRVKDVINSGGVLVASRQVEEALYEHPQVAEVAVIGLPDERWIEAVCAVVVRRADGPGGAAPVGERELIEAARARLAPFKAPKRVMFVDALPRNASGKVLKRELRERFGTP
- a CDS encoding NAD(P)H-dependent flavin oxidoreductase, encoding MQTELSNRLGVEHAVFGFTPFPAVAAAITRAGGFGVLGAVRYTAPDALARDLDWMQAHTDGLPYGLDVVMPARKVEGVSEADVEAMIPDEHRRFVTDLLDKHQVPQLPEGEAAGWRITGWMEQVARTQLDVAFDYPVKLLANALGSPPPDVVQRAHDQGILVAALAGSPRHALHHKAAGLDVVVAQGYEAGGHTGEIATMVLTPEVVAAVDPLPVLAAGGIGTGEQIAAGLALGAQGVWLGSVWLTTEEAELHSRRLTAKLLAAGPGDTVRSRALTGKPARQLRTEWTDAWDDPAGPGTLPMPLQGLLVAEANSRIQRYEVEPLLGTPVGQIVGRMNSERSVQAVFDDLTRGFERAVDRINRIAGRA